TGTGTAGGGTTTTAAGTTTATATGTGTTAAACTGGAAAAGTTTGCcaccttcattttcaaaatagaaaataatcaactGTAGTGCCTATTTAAAAAGTCTCACATTAAGGTAactaaatatataacattttcatttgaattaaaaaatattgagccTTTTTGCTTAATTCAATGCATTATGGGAAGGCAGTATACCCTTTCAGATGTTCTTTATTAGTTTATTTACTCTTTGTTGTGACAGGTCAAACATGATTGCTTTCTGTAAAAGAAATGCATGAGAGGTTGACGGTAATGGATGTATCATAGgtataaaaaattgttttataaaaacaTGCGTTCAGTATTGCATTTCTCTTTTAGCAGTTGAATCCCAAACCAGTTTTGGTAAACTGGATAAAGGAATGAAGGAATTGCCTTAAGCACTTTAGAATAAGAATTTTTTCACAATTGATTTTGATTATTTGGGCTTACCATGTCACATACATCTTTAACTtggtaaatatgtatatatcaagCATTTAATAACTGAGCGCACATAGCAATTTAATATACAGTAATTCTTTGAATGTTCCAGGTGTAGGTAAACAAATTGATAGTATTAGAAGTGTGCCTGTCTGTACATGGGTTTTATTGATGGCATCTGTAACATGTTGACAAACCCAGCCACTGTACAGCTAGACTTGGCCTACTTAGTTCTGCAAAGAGTAATTTTTTCCCATATTATCATCTAAAGAAACACATTGGCTtggttttgtttactcatttgttgaATTAAAGTATAAACAGTATCAtgtataatttgaattttttgtaACTGATTCTTGGGTGgtacaaataataaaagtaaataatttgtaATGAAAGTTTAATTAAGCTAACATACTCCATTTCATTACTTACCTAGAATGATTAGTTTTTCTCTGTACTTctaaaattatagttattttttgtttcttttgaaaacatGGAAAAAGTTGGAAAAGGATATACATGGAAGATGATTATTTCAGAGTATTAATTTTGGAAGAGGACACTGTAGACTTCTTAGTATAAAATATGGTGGATTCCAGGCTAAAAATACTAagaagtttattttcaaattatcgtaattcttattttttttatcgtagttcttttttaaaaaccccatatTTTTAAGATCAATGTCCATTCATCAGCTAATTCATGCAGCAGATATTTAAGTGTCTGTGATATGGGCAGCCATGCTTTGTATTTAGATTTCCACAATTAGTGAAGTTTGATTTATTGTGCATATAGTTTTACTACCTTTTTGAGTAGTGTGACAAAATTTGTatcttaaaaacaatgttttgctaataagtcaaattttaaaaagtaaatttgttatagtttataaaaaattcaaattaactgCTTATAATATGGCTTACTTTTATATAGTCACATAAAATGGGTCTAGAAAACtttcttccttgattttattttaaactggaTATATTCTCTTAGGGAAGTGTATAGTCAGCATACATTTACTCAATACCCAAGTAACCATAAagttatttgctatttttaaccAAAATGTACATTTCATAATGCTGGTACTGAAATGTTATACTAGATCATGAATGTTTCTTTAATCACTACAGAACGATTACCTCATGTTCagtataattttagttttctgtgtattttacagTATTCACATTATCCAAATATTTGTGACCTGATATGCTTTGCTACCTGGAATATTTGATTAATGTAAATACAGCTTTTTGAGTAGTTTGGAGTTTAAATGGACTGTATTTGGTATATGATGCTTTTATTGAAAAGATATTGTTGGACTTGTCATATAAAGGTTAGTACtggcttataaataaataatagattgcCATAGTACTTTTCTCCTCAGAGTACccaattattaaattaaaacagtatttgttatttctggGTCAATATAAGGTAATCACTTTTGATTCATAATCATTTGACCTatgtttaaacatattttcttataatgatATCCATTCACTATAAGTTGGTCTTTGGGAATGGACATGTAAGGACTTCACAGTATGTAGGGCAGAAGGTGGGTGAATGTGTTTGCTTTGGCTTGGAGTTTTCATAAGTTTGGACtagttttaaaattaagtcaaatTATGATTGGTAAAAGGCCTTTTTATTAGTACTGGAAATTTTTGGAGAGCCTAAGGGCTATAAGAacgcatatatattttttaacattttcaataTCTCTAAGGTACCAAAGCACAGAGTCTAATTTACCATTTAAGGGAGActctttaaaatcaaatttataacTAATTCATACTATAAGATATGTAATAGTTAAAGTTTTAGATCAATCTACATTAAAAACCACAATCTTTAAGATTTCTGGATATgatataaaaagtattttggtttcatttcttttgaagtaattaatttaaaattaatcacCATAGTTCTACCATATACTAACTAGGCCTATGACCTCTACATAAATCATTTCTCATCTTTGGGCCTCCACTGCCTTACATAAAATAATTGTAACTTGTTTGTCTTTTCTCACATGTGTGAGaatttgtgagaaataaaatgaaatggagtATGTGAAATTGCTTCAACACcataaaatgctatataaatgtgTAAGGTATTATTTTCAGTTAATAATGGATTTAAGTGTTGGGATAGTTCCAGATGCTCTTTCATTTAATAAAGCATGTGCTTAAAGTGGTATGACcaggacttcaaaaaaaaaaaaaaacaaaaaacaaacaaacaaaaacaaaccttccTGATTAAAATGCCctttacattctttattttctgcATGACCTGTGGCCTTTTTGTGTTTTTCACATCAAGCTTATTACTCTATATATCAAGACTTTGTACAATTGTAAACGTCTCTCACAGCATTGGTGTGTCAGTGTAGAATAGtagcataaataaatgatttaagcTATGTTTCCATTCAGGCATTTGCACTTTCAATTTATGACTGCTCAGTGCCACAATACAGAGTGAATTTAGCCCAAATAATTATTTCCAAACAACCAAATGATTCAGTAGTTTTTTGTCATGGGATAAATGATATTAGGTGTATGTGCCCACTTAACATTTGACAACTTTAGTTGCATTAACAAATATGAAGCATTTCAAAACTTTGCTAACCTGAGTATCATTTAGTATCTCTCctaacattttgtttttgctttaaattgGATTTATAGGTTATCTTGATCTATAGCTTATTTGTTATGTCTGTCATCTGGACATGGTTTTGCTATGCAGTTCTGATAATAAAAATTCTGATTCCTCAGGTTTAACCTTTAAGTTATGGAGAACATTAATGAACTACTTAAAGTGTACTCAGTTCTGCAAACTAGTGTTTTAATAAGCATATTGCCTCATTATCCTTGGAAACGAGACAAAGCCTTTTAAACTTTAACTAGAAACTTCTTAACTTTAAAATAGAGTATGCAAAGTGGAGTAACTTGTATGTTGAAATGATTGTATGTTCTGTATAGAATGACCAAGTTAAGTTCTTACAAAAGCACCTGGAATATCTCatctaaaaattaaacatttttctgctttcttttgcttcAGTGCTTGCATTTTTACCAACTTTCATTAACTATCTACAATGTGCTGTTGGGAATGAGAAGATAAAAAAGCCCCCACAAGCTTATATTTTAGAGCAGTGCTGTTCAACAGAATTTTATGCAGTGATGGGAAGTTCAATATTCGTGCTGTCCAACATGGTAGCCAGGAGCCACAGGCAGCTCTCGAGCACTGTAAATATGACTAGTTCAgctaagaaactgaattttttattgtaattcaTTTAAATGTAAAGAGCCACATCTTACTACTCCCTACAGTTTTGTACAGTGCAGCTATAAATGAAAGATGAAACATGCTATAATATAAATCCAGGACTTAGTTTCTGTCTTTGAAGCTTGTCACATCTTGGGTTACATTTTGGCAGATTGTAGCTAAAAGAGTCAGAACCAGAATCTaagcctttttaaaatgtgtttcctaACTTGAAATTGgtttaggagaaaaaagaaaaccaatcaaTGACTAAATGAGACCAGAGCTCTGAACTATGGTTATTTTCACCAAAAGAAGAATGAAGGGAGACTGGATCCTCTTGAGTCATAGGGAGAGAAGTGTGACATAGATACTGAGAAACCAGTACCCTCCTATAGAAGATGAAGTGGAGAACAGTTTAGCAATATTAAATACACATACCTTTGAACAGCTAATTCCATTTATTGGTATTTGTCATACATACAAATAAGCCAGTACTCATTATAGCTTTACAAGAGCAAAATACAAGCAACCTGTCAATTGAAGAAAAGATAGGCTACCAGAATTCCAAAGACTCCCCTTTTCTAACTTGCTGCACTAATAAGATAACATTGTTACATACTTTTCTAGATATAATCTGCATGCCCTTtcccaataaattttaaaaatatgtagactATCATGGGGGTTGGTTTCCTCAATTAGAGTCCTTTCCATGAATATCAGTCCTTCTGTGCCTGTCTGAATCTCTGTGGGATAAGAACTCGGAAATCGAGTGCACTCTACTTCTGTCCCAAGTGTTTCCCTTACTAAACCGTATTTTACATTTACACTGCATGGGATTAGTAGTATGTTTATGCCCCTTTTGCACAAGGTCACCACAATGATTAGAATATGGTGCTTCCAAGTAACCCTACACACCTGTTCCAGAATATGCTACTAATGGAAGGGTACTCATGATATGAAATGGAAAGAGCAAGTCTAACAGTATGTATGGTGTGACACATGGGGGTATATGCGCACCTAGACTTGGGCAAGAGGGATCCCTGCCCTGATCCTCATACTGGCTGTGCCTCTTCACGGAATGAAGAAGAACCCAAAGGATTGCACCCACTTGGAAATTCATGCTCCCCTATCCACTATGCATCAGACAGCCAGAACCCCATAATTCCCTGCCTGACCAGCCCAAAGCTTGATTCCAGAACAGATGCAGGCCTCTTTGTGAAATCATCCTGAAGACAGACTGTGCTACAGTCACACACACCTTAACACTTAAAGGAGTGGCAGTTCGTGATGGATGGGGCTTAGATATCAGACTGGGGTGTCCACGTGCATGCATACCAGGACTCTTGTGGTAAgctgaaactagaaataaaaggagaCAGACCAGGGCCTTGTGAGGACAGGCCGACCTAGCTGTGCTCACACTTTACAGTATATGTCTGAGAATTCCAAATTTGATCCTAAATTTCTGTTTTTGAGAAGGAATATTTGCCAAGGTAGAGGATACATACTTATTTGATGGTTCTTTACTTAGTACTTAAAATATGTCAGTTAGACTCCATTTGTACTCTTGCCCCAGGACCCAGAATGTTAGGGTGGGCCAAGATGTAATCCCATAGCagagtaatgtttttaaaagacttttaaaaatatttattagtgtatttgacagggagagcaagcacaaacaggagcagcaggcagagggagagggagaagccggcttcccactgagcaaagagctcgatgcagtgcttgatcccaggaccctgggatcatgacttgagctaaaagcagatgcttaaccaactgaaccacccaagtgcccctaaaatattttttttaagatttttttttttcattaattagagCACGAGTGAGGAGAGGTAGAGCAGACAAGCTGACTCCCAGTGAAtagggaggcagatgtgggacttgatcccaggaccccaagatcatgatctgagctaaaagcaaatgctcaactgactgagctcccaGGCACTCCTACCTacatctgtaatttttaaaagatctttggggtgcctgagtggctcagttaagcgtccaactcttgatttcagctccagtcatgatctcagggtcatggaattgagccccaagttgagcTCTGAGttcagggagtcagcttgagattctcttccccaacccccctcacgtgcacatgtgcactctctttaaatcttttaataaaaagatacatCTTTGCCTATAATAAAGACTGCTTTTACCCATTCTTGTACCCTTTGTCCAACTGGATTGGCTGACCAAGTTAAAGCATACTGACTGGGCTTCTCTGGTATGCTAGAGAAGTACTGCTTCCACCAGTTGAGTTGTGTTTACATCCTGTTAGCTGTTTGTTCCCAAACTTGTTTACGCTAGTGTCAGTCATTTTAATTATAGAATTTAAATATGACCTAAACCAATGATACACGAATATGAAAAATTCTAAGTTGAGGGAAACCTTAAAGATAGCTAAAAAATAAGTCACTGACAAGACAGTCGTGTCCAAGATAATTGTAAATGATAGGGGAGGACTgcaaaaacaaaatctcaaaaatataggCTCTCTGACTTGATTGCTTCACTTGTTTAAGTTCTTggtccacttaaaaaaaataaagtaggaataGTAGATGATGCATTGTGCTTTTAGTTTATGTGGGAGAAACAGAAGCTCCAATCAGTTgatgtgtattttaaaagatcttcGCTCAAAAGATTGCCAATGTAATCCTCACTTTAactgctgttttttgttttttaggtctATATGGAAAAAGATTTGTTAtgtatttgaaaagtatttaCTTCTAAGAACCTGAtgataatttttcccttttcttgttcatttttatgaTCGCTTTCAAATATACAGAGGGAGAGGCTATTAATGAGCACTTTATGCTCATCACAGATTTATCAGTTACTAAAATTTTGCCATGTCtgtatcatcttttaaaaagctttttaaaatttcgcCTATAAGCATTGCAGTATGTGTCGATGATGACTTAGTCTTTTAAACACAGCCACATTGTGTTAACATTCTTAGCAAAATTAACAGCACTTCCTTAATATAATCTAATGGCTCTGTTCATATAAAAATTTtgtctcaaaatttatttttttttaagagtgaggGCATGCattcagaggcagagggaaaggatctcaagcagactctacactaaacagggagcctgatacaggctcagtcccacaatgctaagatcatcacctgagcctaaatcaagagtctcacgctcatccaactgagccacccaggtgcccctcaaaatgtctttttatggTTGTTTTCTTCAAATCAGGATACAGGCAAGGTCTACACACTGCCTTTGGTTTTAGGTCTCTGATTTTGTGGtagttctctccctccctcctctttaaATTCCATTGATATACTGGGGCCTTTACCTCTTAGAATATCATACATTCTGAATTTGGCTGATTGCTTCTGTACATACCCTTTGTTAAATCTAGAGTTTTGATTAAATAAGTGCAGGTTCAATTTTTAGGCAAGAATCCTTCGCAAGTGGTGGTGTGTACTTTCTGCTGCATCACATCATGGCATACAGAGTGTCTCACCCCAGATCAATCATAAGATTGATCAGCGGGGTGGGTTCAGGTGGTGTCAGCCTAATCCACTTATTAATAAGTTCCccatcaaaaaaataatataaagttaaaaagttCCTCATCAATATTTCACCTAAATTTTAACATCTATTGATAAATGTTGTTCCATATTTCATCAGGAGTAGCAAAATGGTAATTgttctttaattcatttattagctaGAATTCTAATTAGCATGTTGGCTAACAGTTCATGCAAGAAAGGATAAATGCTTGATGTTTTTCCTTCATCAAGTTTTACAATAGAGATTTGGTGCCCTGGCAATCTTCAGTTATGACTAGTGTGcttctcatttttaagaaattataaaatcaagAATTTTTATCTGTAGTGTTTCAATCAATAAGTTACTCATTTTGATGCTCACATTTTCCCATCTTTGGTCTGCCAAGTTAGCACTCGTGTCCAGTGATCCCTTTAACCTTCCTTTGGGTGTTCTCTTTTTTATGAATCTACCAACTACTAGTTCTAAGTATAcagaactagttttttttttttttttttttaacagaactaGTTCTTAAGTAATAAGAGGACTTGGACAAAATAAGTTTGTATGTACACGGaaaatttctaaaaggaaaaataaactggtATTATAGGAAATGCGGgggggtaaaaaagaaaaaaaaaaccattataTGATGTTCCAAAAAACAGAGTTTAGAAAACTCagatatataaaagtattttcagtttttacGATGGACTGATAATAGTAATCTTTGTATAAACAAAATTTACAGTATTTAGTGCTTTATACAAAATTGACGTCAAAATCGATACATATCTGATTCTTACCAATCCTTTGGATTTCACTGTGAAGTTAAGAAAACCAGGGCcgggggcagcccgggcggctcagcggcttagcgccgccctcagcccagggcgtgaccccggggtcccgggatcgagtcccgcgtcgggctccctgcacggagcctgcttctccctctgcctgtgtctccgcctctctctgcccgcctccttctctctttctctgtgcgtgtctcatgagtaaataaataaaatattaaaagaaaaaagaagaccagAGCCGGGACTGTATGCGTGTGTACTTCCCCCTGGAGCTTGGATGTCCTGCATCTCCACCTCCTGAGCAAGAACAGACTATTTCCCACTCACTACATCCCCGTCTCACCTGATGGATGGTCCCCAGACCAGAATTCAGGGAGTTACTCTGAATCCCTTTGCATAGCACACGcgctataaaacaaacaaaaaaaacaccacctCCTCGTTTTATCTGAAATCCGCATCTTTAGCATCCTACACTGTACCTGGCAAGCTCACACTCTTAGCAGCACAGCTCGGCTGGGGCCTCTGCGGTCCTTGCTGCAGCTCCAGGCCTCAGGTCGCCTCAGCGTGCCGAGCGATGAGATGGCAACAGGCAGGAGAGCTTCAGGGATCGGGGAGGCCGCGGCCGGAGCCGCGGACGCGCCGACGCCCGGGGCAGTGCCGCGCGGTGGTCTCCGACGACGACCGGAGCAGCCACGGCCCTGCGCTTGACGGCACCTTTTGCAGCGGTTGCTGGGAACGCCGTAAAGCGGAGTTGCCGCCGCTGTTGGGTGAGGTAAGGTGTGGGAGacgccgcggggccgcgggggggcggggggtgcgccTTCAGACGTCATCGCTGGCCGGTCGGATGCGCTCCCCGTGCATCCCCAGCATTCCGGGCACCTGCTTCCCCGCAGCGGCCGGGGCGGGACAGCCCCGCCCACGCCCCTGAGCGGGTCCGCGGGGAAGAGCCGCATCCGGGGACAGGCGCGGTTTGGGGGGGCGACCGAGACCCTCGTAGGACTTTGCTCGGGGTGGCGACGTTGGAGCAGGGTCGTGAGAGCCGTGTCGGGATTGGCGGGAGCACCGCGCTGGGGGTGAGTGGCGGCGAGCGCGGCGGGCCGTGGGGCGGCGGGTGCGGGGGCGCGGACGCACGGAGAGCCGCCGGCCTGGGGCAGCCCCGCGGGCGGGTAGGGCCgtggcgggaggggcggggggggcggggacctcGACGCCTCCCGCAGCGCGGCCGCTTCCTCGGGCGGTGGGAGGGAGGGACGACTCCGTTAACCATCTCTCTCTCATCTTGATGCTTTCCCGGTGGGCTCAACGGGAGCCTAGGAGTGGGGAGCAGCCTTCTCTTCTgacatgggagagggagagagctgaTGGAGAATAAAATTGTTAATCTCGAATTTGCTGGATTTGAGGCGTAGGAAGTAGACTTGGAAATACAGGCAGATGGAGTGCGTACATTGGGAACTTAAATAGTAAGTTGTCTCTCAGAGGGTGGTAGTTAAAGATCTTGAAATAAATTTGCTTTGaggaatagacttttttttttttaagatttacttatttatttatttatgagagacacacagaaagagaggcagagacacaggcagagggagaagcaggctccatgcagggagcccgacgtgggattcgatcccgggtctccaggatcgcgccctgggccaaaggcaggtgccaaaccgctgagccaccgagggatcccccgAAGGGTAGATTTTTAGAGTGACTAGAGGATGTGCCCATGGGTGGGAGGCTGGAGAAATGATTGAAGGAGACGTCTGGCCCTGAGCGGTGAGCAAGATCTCTTAAAAGATTACATGTAGTCACTCATAGTAGATTGTTGAGGCCAACATTGTTATCATAATAATGTAATGGCATTTGCAGCAGATACTAAACACCCGTTTCTAGGAACCCTGGcggaaaataattcaaataaatgtaatttttctctgcctttctaaTTGCTCAGAAATAATAACATTTACATGTTTGTTCAACAGGTATAGATGTGTTTCAGGCACTGCTAGGTGCTAAGATGAACAAGGTAGATATTGTTCTGATTATTGCTGCATCTAAGGGCCTTAGCTTCTAGGTCagtgcttttcaaatttatttgtttttttttttttttattgggagttcaatttgccaacatacagcataacacccagtgctcatcccctcagtgcccccctcagtgcccgtcacccagtcaccccaaccccccgcccacctccccttgttcgtttcccagagttaggggaaTTTTAACATACATAGGAAATCACCTGAGGATTTTGTTAAAGTGCGGATTCTAAATCAGTAGGTCTATAGTAGAGTCGTTGTGTTATTTTTTTGACAAACTAATGGCGATGCTGATATTGCTGGTCTCAGGACCATCCTTTTAAGTAGCAATGATCTAGATCCTGTCTAGCAAATGTGGCAGCTATTAAACCACTACTACCCATCatctgtttttattaataatttcaatGCCTTTATGAAAATCAGGTATGATCATTATAACAATATTGGGACAGTACAGAACAGTACAGTATAAAGAACAGTGTAAAAAATCATTCCACTTTCCCCACCTagatattattgatattttggtGAATATCCATCCAGGttttatatgtgtacatgtgttcATACTTTATATATTGTCTTaatatttgatacattttgagCCCTGTGTTTTATTCTGTTAGCCATATAGTTTTACTAAGTACAGTACCCAAGCATCAACCAAGCAGTTAAGAACTTGCATTCTTGAGGGGAAGACTGCTCAGTTAAAAATACTGTGGTTTAATACCATTCTGTTACTCAAAAAATAGGAAGATATTAACATAATCAAAGCTTATAACATGTGTGAGCTGTAgtaaatgagtatttttaaattgattcagagggacgcctcagtggcttagcggtttggtgtctgccttcagccccggggcgtgatcctggagtcttaggatccagtcccacatccggctccctgcctggtgtctgcctttctctctgcctgtgtctctgcctctctctctctctgcgtctctcatgaataaataaatttaaaaaatttgattcagactttttgaagttttttaaaaaaatttaaaaaatatttgaaagtcaatTGATGTTCACAtaggataaatagaaaaaaataccttcactCCACCCAACCCAAAGACAAACAGTGTTCTTACCGTGGAGTGTATGCTAACTAAGGTAGCTCTTAAATGACCTCAAAGAATAGCTTATATAATTAATGTTTGGATCAAAAGAAATCCTTGGTTCATCAAGTTTCTGCTGCTTTCAAAATAACCATAATCTTCTGTGGTTATACATACCCTATAGTCTTGTGACAGGGAACTGCTAGCAGCTTGCCCAGTGTCTAGTGCAGAGGACTCAGCAATATTTGTGAAGTTAATgaaggaatgagtgaatgaagtaGCAAACCCAGCCCACCTGTGTGACATAAACTCTGGCTATCACTCTTCACCTGCAGATGCTTGCATTCACAGCTCATCTCAAATTCTTTTGTACTCTTCTAGCCACACAGAGCTCTTCTATAAAAAGTTGCTTTTTAAGTCTGTGTGCTTAAATTCTGTGAAAGAATTTGGAATTCGGAATACCGTGGGATAAAGAAAGATGCATAATAGCCTCTTGTCTCAAGGAACTGTAATTTAAGACTAactgcaaaaatagtacagatgtACAGTGCTGTGGGAATATAAGGGAGGGAGACTTTAATTGTGTGAGAGTGGAGGGAATTATTAGTAGACCTTTAAAATGGCTTATTAATTATTGCTAGCATTACTGTATACTCTGTTCTAGGTGCTATTcagtgctttacatgcattaatTTGTTCAGTCCTCAGAACAGCCTTGTGAGTCAAGTACAATTTATAAATCCACTTTAAAGATGGGGGCATAGAGACATTAAGTAACCTGGCCAAAGTCCTACGAGTTGCAAGTGGCAGAGCAGGATTTGAAGACAGCAGTCTGTTTTCAGTACTCTTAACTACTTGATAGGCAGcaagaggggcagggaggtggggggagaaagCATTGTAGATAGAAGGAATAGCATAAGCTAAGGCACCTAGGTGAGACAGTACTGTATCAGTGGATTTACATAAAAGAATAgtacaatggggatccctgggtcgctcagcggtttggcgcctgcctccggcccaggtagtgatcctggagtcctgggatccagttccacgtcgggctctctgcatggagcctgcttctccctctgtctacatctccgcctctctctctatgtgtgtctctgatgaataagtaaaatcttaaaaaaaaaaaatagtatgaaataAGCCATAGAAGGTCTTAATGTAGAGAAAGTGATACAAAGAGGTACACTTGATATAAATTTGACTTTGACCCCTAAGTTGGGtattttgaggaaatatttgGAATGGAGTACCGTGGGATATTCTACTACCAGTTGGTAGTAGGATATTCATGTAGGAGGCTTTCTCTCTAGGCAGAGGTAATAAGACCTTTAAATTAGGTTAATTATACTGCAAATGGAAGAGAAATGGCAGCTTTTAGAGGCACTGAGAAGAATATACACAGTTTGACTCATTAGATATAGAGTTAGAACCACAAAactattttgttttgaatataaaAGATGGAGAATATAGGTATACTATTAACGGAATATAATGGTCAAGTCATGGAAGAAATCTAGGGTGAAGGCAGACCATGATTTGTTTAGATGCTAATGGAATGTTCAAGAAGACATATCTAGCAGT
This sequence is a window from Canis aureus isolate CA01 chromosome 10, VMU_Caureus_v.1.0, whole genome shotgun sequence. Protein-coding genes within it:
- the LOC144322587 gene encoding uncharacterized protein LOC144322587, with protein sequence MRLFPADPLRGVGGAVPPRPLRGSRCPECWGCTGSASDRPAMTSEGAPPAPPRPRGVSHTLPHPTAAATPLYGVPSNRCKRCRQAQGRGCSGRRRRPPRGTAPGVGASAAPAAASPIPEALLPVAISSLGTLRRPEAWSCSKDRRGPSRAVLLRVACAMQRDSE